Proteins co-encoded in one Novosphingobium sp. PP1Y genomic window:
- a CDS encoding bifunctional diguanylate cyclase/phosphodiesterase, producing MKGFSKTGNGLSALIVDDDDVDRERLIRMLRRCPRDISITEATSHAEAMTLIRKPASHFDIVFLDFGLQDGDGRDLIPAIRDEIDPDCPIVAVTGNSNEQIAVDSIKSGMTEFLAKRQLSQEQVLASIEEGIAWRKYRQELRRAEEELTHRSLHDPLTDLPNRTLFFDRLGQCCARARRHGDSFAVLMVDLDRFKEINDSLGHAAGDLTLTVIAQRLRSHLREVDTVARLGGDEFAVILQAIDSTELALKMGRKLTDLIEQPVACGNHMLNVGGSIGIALCPEMGTAAQTLLSAADDAMYLAKRGIDKVVIATDSQTRPGPSLDRKGMLVELENAMSCDAVDWHWQPKVELRSGRVLGFEVLVRWRHPSGAPVPADQLIHTVEQSPLLESFTNHCLNKVLGQFAQIQDRIDEATIAINISARMLERAKFIENLPQLIARHGVNPRRLIFELTETALIANPAQAQRVIERLRENGIGLSIDDFGSGFTSFGYLREFSISEIKIDRSFISRFTESRFDQSLVNSLVVLCENLGISLVAEGVETPETQQLLTTLGCNAGQGYGICRPMPYEDVLPWMTQRGDATPQHRLRA from the coding sequence ATGAAAGGCTTTTCCAAGACCGGCAACGGCCTGTCCGCCCTGATCGTCGATGACGACGACGTCGATCGTGAACGGCTGATCCGCATGCTCAGGCGCTGCCCACGCGACATATCCATCACCGAAGCCACATCGCATGCCGAAGCGATGACGCTTATCCGCAAGCCGGCCAGCCACTTCGACATCGTCTTCCTGGACTTCGGCCTGCAGGATGGTGACGGACGCGATCTCATTCCCGCGATCCGTGACGAAATCGATCCCGACTGTCCGATCGTCGCCGTGACCGGAAACAGCAACGAACAGATCGCGGTGGATTCGATCAAGTCCGGCATGACCGAATTCCTCGCCAAGCGTCAGCTCTCGCAAGAACAGGTTCTTGCCTCGATCGAGGAAGGGATTGCCTGGCGCAAGTACCGGCAGGAGCTGCGCCGGGCGGAAGAGGAACTGACCCACCGCAGCCTGCACGATCCGCTGACGGACCTGCCCAATCGCACCCTTTTCTTCGACCGGCTCGGCCAGTGCTGCGCCCGCGCCCGGCGCCATGGCGATTCCTTTGCCGTACTGATGGTCGATCTCGACCGGTTCAAGGAGATCAACGACAGCCTCGGCCATGCCGCCGGCGACCTGACCCTGACCGTGATCGCCCAGCGCCTGCGCAGTCATTTGCGCGAAGTGGACACGGTCGCGCGACTTGGGGGTGACGAATTTGCCGTCATCCTGCAGGCCATCGATTCCACCGAACTGGCCCTGAAGATGGGCAGGAAGCTTACCGACCTGATCGAACAGCCGGTCGCCTGCGGCAACCACATGCTCAACGTGGGGGGATCGATCGGCATCGCCCTTTGCCCCGAGATGGGCACTGCCGCGCAGACCCTGCTCTCGGCGGCCGACGATGCGATGTACCTGGCCAAGCGCGGCATCGACAAGGTCGTGATAGCCACCGACAGCCAGACACGACCGGGCCCTTCGCTGGATCGCAAGGGTATGCTGGTGGAACTGGAAAACGCGATGTCATGCGACGCCGTCGATTGGCACTGGCAGCCCAAGGTCGAATTGCGATCGGGACGAGTCCTCGGTTTCGAGGTCCTCGTGCGCTGGCGCCATCCTAGCGGGGCGCCGGTGCCTGCCGACCAGCTGATCCACACCGTCGAGCAATCGCCATTGCTCGAATCCTTCACCAACCATTGCCTCAACAAGGTGCTGGGTCAGTTCGCGCAGATCCAGGACCGGATCGACGAGGCGACCATCGCGATCAACATATCGGCACGGATGCTCGAAAGGGCCAAATTCATCGAGAACCTGCCCCAGCTGATCGCCCGCCATGGCGTCAATCCACGGCGTCTGATTTTCGAACTCACCGAGACCGCACTGATCGCCAATCCGGCTCAGGCACAGCGCGTGATCGAAAGGCTGCGCGAAAACGGAATTGGCCTGTCCATCGACGACTTCGGATCGGGCTTCACCTCGTTCGGCTACTTGCGCGAATTTTCCATCAGCGAAATCAAGATAGACCGCTCATTCATCTCGCGCTTCACCGAAAGCCGGTTCGACCAGTCTCTGGTCAACAGCCTTGTCGTGCTTTGCGAGAACCTCGGCATCTCGCTTGTGGCCGAAGGCGTCGAAACACCCGAAACACAGCAGTTGCTCACCACCCTGGGCTGCAACGCCGGACAGGGATACGGGATCTGCCGCCCCATGCCTTACGAAGATGTCCTGCCCTGGATGACCCAGCGCGGCGACGCAACGCCGCAACACCGGCTGCGCGCATGA
- a CDS encoding response regulator yields MAETGEMAEADDRAALADCTVLIVDDDDVAIEGVLRSFRKHHVPCRTLTAGDGSEALAVLSGDHPDKKLTTPVIVLLDLNMPRMDGFQFLEAVRADTRLRRTVIFVLSTSSRDQDRCRAYNEQVAGYMVKSEVGPQFARLAEFMTKYTLTQELP; encoded by the coding sequence ATGGCTGAAACCGGCGAAATGGCCGAGGCCGATGACCGTGCTGCACTGGCCGATTGCACGGTCCTCATCGTCGATGACGACGATGTCGCCATCGAAGGCGTGCTACGAAGTTTTCGCAAGCATCACGTCCCCTGCAGGACGCTGACGGCCGGCGACGGGAGCGAAGCATTGGCGGTACTCTCGGGCGATCACCCCGACAAGAAGCTGACGACGCCTGTGATCGTCCTGCTCGACCTCAACATGCCGCGCATGGACGGCTTCCAGTTCCTCGAAGCCGTGCGCGCGGACACGCGATTGCGGCGCACGGTGATCTTCGTCCTTAGCACCTCCTCGCGCGATCAGGACCGCTGCCGCGCCTACAACGAGCAGGTGGCCGGATACATGGTCAAGTCCGAGGTCGGGCCGCAGTTCGCCCGCCTTGCGGAGTTCATGACCAAGTACACTTTGACCCAGGAACTCCCGTAA
- a CDS encoding PAS domain S-box protein, whose protein sequence is MTLVTRLDTGLETALARAPIGAMCVDDTGVVSWANAALAAILGESDPASLHQGLIYARMADDDADTLRQMLDMSVEARGGRTWQSALLDIDGNNHPVDLTLGDGPGSAGQHTIVYVRSLMRQVAAERRFSQIFENLPLGLLLVDDRQRIVQVNRTLADEFGYSPESLVGQPLDLLVPDRYRHGHASHVDGYIAAPSSRMMGSGRDLTGLHSCGEELPVEIALTRLEQPDRPLTMAIVSNISQRKSAESALQQTNAQLEEFTYVASHDLRAPLRGIGDLVSWIREDLGEDKLPHDVRHNFDRIATRIARAEQMIDDLLDYARAGTPDTMIEVIDPHELVAEALAHAMVPESFSVELDIAGGPITAPRAPLATSLRNLIGNAVKHHGQRCGNLRITLREEGRFAVFTVEDDGRGITEGNEERIFKLFHRASPGTDGDGVGLAFTRRMINAHGGMITVVRGKGKLAGACFEVHWPRILLRERDNG, encoded by the coding sequence ATGACTCTCGTGACACGGCTCGATACAGGCTTGGAGACTGCGCTGGCCCGCGCACCGATCGGTGCCATGTGCGTTGACGATACCGGCGTCGTCTCCTGGGCCAATGCCGCCCTCGCCGCGATCCTCGGGGAAAGCGATCCTGCCTCGCTGCACCAAGGACTGATCTATGCCCGGATGGCCGACGACGACGCGGACACGCTGCGCCAGATGCTGGACATGTCGGTCGAGGCTCGCGGCGGCCGCACATGGCAGTCCGCGCTTCTTGACATCGACGGCAACAACCATCCGGTCGACCTGACGCTGGGAGACGGTCCCGGCTCTGCCGGTCAGCACACCATCGTCTACGTCCGGAGCCTCATGCGACAAGTCGCCGCGGAACGCCGTTTCAGCCAGATCTTCGAGAATCTGCCGCTCGGTCTTCTGCTTGTCGACGACCGGCAGCGCATCGTCCAGGTCAACCGGACGCTGGCAGACGAGTTCGGCTACAGTCCGGAGAGCCTCGTCGGCCAGCCGCTCGATTTGCTGGTGCCGGATCGCTATCGCCATGGCCACGCTAGCCACGTCGATGGCTACATCGCCGCGCCCAGCTCGCGCATGATGGGTTCGGGGCGCGATCTGACCGGCCTGCACAGCTGCGGTGAGGAACTGCCGGTCGAAATCGCACTCACCCGGCTCGAACAGCCCGACCGGCCGCTGACCATGGCGATCGTCAGCAACATCTCGCAGCGCAAGAGCGCTGAAAGCGCACTGCAGCAGACCAATGCCCAGCTGGAGGAATTCACTTATGTGGCCAGCCACGATCTGCGTGCCCCCCTGCGCGGTATTGGCGACCTGGTGAGCTGGATCCGCGAGGATCTGGGCGAAGACAAGCTCCCGCATGACGTGCGCCACAACTTCGATCGCATCGCCACGCGCATCGCTCGCGCCGAGCAGATGATCGATGACCTGCTGGACTATGCCCGGGCCGGCACCCCAGATACGATGATCGAAGTGATCGATCCGCACGAACTGGTCGCGGAGGCGCTCGCTCATGCGATGGTGCCGGAAAGCTTCAGCGTCGAGTTGGACATCGCCGGCGGCCCCATAACGGCCCCGCGCGCGCCCCTCGCCACCTCCTTGCGCAATCTGATCGGCAATGCCGTGAAACACCACGGCCAGCGCTGCGGTAATCTGCGCATTACCTTGCGCGAAGAAGGCCGCTTCGCCGTCTTCACCGTTGAAGACGACGGTCGCGGCATAACCGAGGGCAACGAGGAACGCATCTTCAAGCTGTTCCACCGCGCTTCTCCCGGCACGGACGGTGACGGCGTCGGGCTCGCCTTCACCCGGCGTATGATCAACGCGCATGGCGGAATGATCACCGTCGTGCGCGGCAAGGGCAAACTGGCCGGTGCCTGCTTCGAAGTACACTGGCCCCGAATCCTGCTGCGGGAGAGGGACAATGGCTGA
- a CDS encoding asparaginase domain-containing protein yields the protein MDRSPILVVTTGGTIDKQYFDALSEYQITESVIEKLLKIARVTHPFRIVELMRKDSLELTDEDRALIAATIANAPEKRVVVTHGTDTMAVTAQALAHLTDKTVVLAGALAPARFSESDAAFNLGMAFACCQAASPGVWITMNGSVFDGLKVRKDREAGTFVEV from the coding sequence ATGGACAGGTCACCCATTCTCGTCGTCACCACCGGCGGCACCATCGACAAGCAGTATTTCGACGCGCTCAGCGAGTACCAGATCACCGAAAGCGTGATCGAGAAGCTGCTGAAGATCGCGCGCGTGACGCATCCGTTCCGGATCGTCGAACTGATGCGCAAGGACAGCCTCGAGCTGACTGACGAGGATCGCGCACTGATCGCCGCGACGATTGCCAATGCGCCGGAGAAGCGCGTGGTCGTTACCCACGGCACCGACACGATGGCTGTAACGGCGCAGGCGTTGGCGCACCTCACCGACAAGACTGTCGTGCTGGCTGGCGCGCTGGCCCCGGCAAGGTTTTCGGAAAGCGATGCCGCGTTCAACCTTGGCATGGCCTTCGCTTGCTGTCAGGCGGCCAGCCCCGGGGTTTGGATCACGATGAACGGGTCGGTCTTCGATGGCCTGAAGGTCCGCAAGGATCGTGAGGCAGGCACTTTCGTCGAGGTCTGA
- the hutU gene encoding urocanate hydratase, with translation MTRLDNSRRIVPATGTERTAQSWLTEAPLRMLMNNLHPDVAERPEELVVYGGIGRAARDWESYDRIVETLRRLKDDETLLIQSGKPVGVFRTHADAPRVLLANSNLVPKWASWEHFNELDRKGLAMYGQMTAGSWIYIGSQGIVQGTYETFVEMGRQHYGGDLTGRWLLTAGLGGMGGAQPLAAVMAGASCLAIECQESRIDMRLRTGYLDHRAATIEDAMAILERARAEGKAVSVGLLGNAAAVLPDMFARGIRPDLLTDQTSAHDPVNGYLPLGWTVAEWVERREREPEAVAKAAKASMAAHVRAMLDFHEAGVPTVDYGNNIRQMAKDEGVENAFDFPGFVPAYIRPLFCRGVGPFRWAALSGDPEDICKTDAKVKELLPDDTHLHRWLDMARERIHFQGLPARICWVGLGDRHRLGLAFNEMVASGELKAPVVIGRDHLDSGSVASPNRETEAMRDGSDAVSDWPLLNALLNTASGATWVSLHHGGGVGMGYSQHAGMVIVADGSDAAARRLERVLWNDPASGVMRHADAGYEIALDCAREKGLDLPGILG, from the coding sequence ATGACCCGCCTCGACAATTCGCGCCGGATCGTCCCTGCGACCGGAACCGAACGCACTGCGCAAAGCTGGCTCACCGAAGCGCCCTTACGCATGCTCATGAACAACCTGCACCCCGATGTGGCCGAGCGTCCCGAAGAACTCGTTGTCTATGGCGGCATCGGCCGCGCCGCACGTGACTGGGAAAGCTACGACCGCATTGTCGAGACGCTGCGCCGCCTCAAGGACGACGAGACGCTGTTGATCCAGTCGGGCAAGCCGGTCGGCGTGTTCCGCACCCATGCCGATGCGCCGCGCGTGCTGCTTGCCAATTCGAACCTCGTACCGAAGTGGGCGAGCTGGGAGCACTTCAACGAACTCGATCGCAAGGGACTGGCGATGTACGGCCAGATGACCGCAGGTTCGTGGATCTACATCGGCAGCCAGGGCATCGTTCAGGGCACTTACGAGACTTTCGTCGAAATGGGCCGCCAGCACTATGGCGGCGACCTCACCGGGCGCTGGCTGCTTACCGCCGGTCTTGGCGGCATGGGCGGCGCGCAGCCGCTCGCAGCGGTCATGGCTGGGGCTTCCTGCCTTGCCATCGAATGCCAGGAAAGCCGCATCGATATGCGTCTGCGCACAGGTTATCTCGACCATCGCGCCGCAACCATCGAGGATGCCATGGCGATTCTCGAAAGGGCGCGCGCCGAAGGCAAGGCCGTCTCGGTCGGCCTGCTCGGCAATGCCGCCGCGGTGCTGCCCGACATGTTCGCGCGCGGCATCCGCCCCGACTTGCTCACCGACCAGACGTCCGCCCACGATCCGGTGAATGGCTACCTGCCCCTGGGCTGGACCGTCGCCGAATGGGTCGAGCGCCGGGAACGCGAACCCGAAGCGGTAGCCAAAGCCGCCAAGGCCTCCATGGCGGCCCACGTTCGCGCGATGCTCGACTTCCATGAAGCGGGCGTGCCCACGGTCGATTACGGCAACAACATCCGCCAGATGGCCAAGGACGAAGGCGTCGAGAACGCCTTTGACTTCCCCGGCTTCGTCCCCGCCTATATCCGCCCGCTGTTCTGCCGCGGAGTCGGCCCGTTCCGCTGGGCCGCGCTTTCGGGCGATCCGGAGGACATCTGCAAGACCGACGCCAAAGTGAAGGAACTGCTGCCCGACGATACCCACCTGCACCGCTGGCTCGACATGGCGCGCGAGCGCATCCACTTCCAGGGCCTGCCAGCGCGCATCTGCTGGGTCGGCCTGGGCGATCGGCACCGGCTCGGACTTGCCTTCAACGAGATGGTGGCGAGCGGCGAACTCAAGGCCCCGGTCGTGATCGGCCGCGACCACCTCGATTCCGGTTCGGTCGCCAGCCCCAATCGCGAGACCGAGGCCATGCGCGACGGCTCGGACGCGGTTTCGGACTGGCCCCTGCTCAACGCCCTGCTCAATACCGCCAGCGGTGCAACCTGGGTCTCGCTACATCACGGCGGCGGCGTCGGCATGGGTTATTCGCAGCATGCCGGCATGGTCATCGTCGCCGACGGCAGCGACGCGGCAGCGAGGCGTCTGGAGCGCGTCTTGTGGAACGATCCGGCCAGCGGCGTTATGCGCCATGCCGATGCAGGCTACGAGATCGCGCTGGACTGCGCGCGCGAAAAGGGACTGGACCTGCCCGGTATTCTCGGCTGA
- the hutG gene encoding N-formylglutamate deformylase has protein sequence MSDWLDIDRGDAPLIVCFPHGGTAIPEAIEAGLSSPWLARKDADWHIAQLYAFVRDMGATTIRTAMSRTVIDCNRDPSGLSLYPGQATTGLCPTETFDGEPLYSATRPDEAEIARRRANWFDPYHAALRDEIYRLRTRHDDIVVYDAHSIRSRVPRLFEGELPQFNVGTNGGATCSPALREAVASICAASGHSHVVDGRFRGGWTTRHYGAPDIGIHAIQMELAMRGYLTEPEAPSPDNWPAPLGTQPAVLPVLHRIIEACLDFAKGRS, from the coding sequence ATGAGCGACTGGCTCGACATAGACCGCGGCGATGCACCGCTGATCGTCTGCTTTCCGCATGGCGGCACTGCGATCCCGGAAGCCATCGAGGCGGGCCTGAGCTCGCCCTGGCTGGCGCGCAAGGATGCCGACTGGCACATCGCGCAGCTCTACGCCTTCGTGCGCGACATGGGCGCGACGACGATCCGCACCGCCATGTCGCGCACGGTGATTGACTGCAATCGCGATCCTTCCGGCCTCTCACTCTATCCTGGCCAGGCGACTACCGGCCTGTGCCCGACCGAAACCTTCGACGGTGAGCCTCTCTATTCGGCCACCCGGCCCGACGAAGCCGAAATCGCACGGCGCCGGGCAAACTGGTTCGATCCCTACCACGCGGCCCTGCGCGACGAGATCTATCGCCTGCGCACCCGCCACGATGACATCGTCGTCTACGACGCCCACTCCATCCGCAGCCGCGTGCCGCGCCTGTTCGAAGGCGAGCTGCCGCAATTCAACGTGGGCACCAATGGCGGTGCGACCTGCTCTCCGGCGCTACGCGAGGCCGTCGCCTCGATCTGCGCTGCCAGCGGGCACAGCCATGTTGTCGACGGGCGTTTTCGCGGTGGCTGGACCACCCGCCACTACGGCGCGCCCGACATCGGCATTCACGCGATCCAGATGGAACTCGCGATGCGCGGCTACCTTACCGAGCCCGAGGCGCCCTCGCCCGACAACTGGCCCGCCCCGCTTGGCACACAGCCCGCCGTCCTGCCCGTGCTGCACCGGATCATCGAAGCCTGCCTAGACTTCGCGAAAGGAAGATCATGA
- the hutH gene encoding histidine ammonia-lyase — translation MNTVTLKPGSVPLAEWRAIYRGARVRLDAGANEAIARGAQAVARIVARGEPVYGINTGFGKLASIRIEDADLAKLQRNIVLSHAAGTGEPTPVEVVRLMLALKLASLTQGASGISARTAGLLEAMLERDITPVVPCQGSVGASGDLAPLAHMAATMLGVGDVFARGERMAAARALADAGLEPAELGPKEGLALLNGTQFSCAWALAGLFETERLLQSALVAGALSTEAAKGSDAPFDHRIHTLRGHVGQIAAADVLRCLMAGSAIRASHVENDIRVQDPYCLRCQPQVMGAALDVLRQAAGTLAIEANGVSDNPLIFPETDEALSGGNFHAEPVAFAADMIALAICEIGSLSERRTAMLVDPALSGLPAFLTPEPGLNSGFMIPQVTAAALVSENKQRAYPASVDSIPTSANQEDHVSMAAHGSRRLVAMARNATAVVGIELLAAAQGCDFHAPLQSSEALEAVRHAVRAKVPALGPDRHFHPDLEAANALIRSGAIISAAGVELPGVA, via the coding sequence GTGAATACCGTTACCCTGAAGCCCGGCAGCGTTCCGCTGGCCGAATGGCGCGCCATCTACCGGGGGGCGCGTGTCCGCCTCGATGCCGGGGCGAACGAGGCCATTGCCCGCGGCGCGCAGGCTGTGGCCCGCATCGTCGCGCGCGGGGAGCCGGTCTACGGCATCAACACCGGCTTCGGAAAGCTGGCCAGCATCCGCATCGAGGATGCCGACCTTGCCAAGCTACAGCGCAATATCGTCCTGAGCCATGCCGCCGGTACGGGCGAGCCGACGCCCGTCGAAGTCGTCCGGCTGATGCTCGCTCTCAAGCTCGCCAGCCTGACCCAGGGCGCATCGGGCATCTCGGCACGCACGGCGGGTCTGCTCGAAGCGATGCTCGAAAGGGACATTACACCGGTCGTGCCTTGTCAGGGGTCGGTCGGCGCGAGCGGAGACCTCGCGCCGCTTGCCCACATGGCGGCGACGATGCTGGGCGTGGGCGATGTCTTCGCGCGCGGTGAACGCATGGCTGCCGCAAGGGCGCTGGCCGATGCCGGACTGGAACCTGCCGAGCTTGGCCCCAAGGAGGGTCTCGCCCTGCTCAACGGCACGCAGTTCTCCTGCGCATGGGCACTTGCGGGGCTGTTCGAGACCGAACGCCTGCTGCAATCCGCACTGGTCGCAGGCGCCCTATCGACCGAGGCGGCCAAGGGATCGGACGCGCCCTTCGATCATCGCATCCACACGCTGCGCGGCCATGTCGGCCAGATCGCCGCCGCCGATGTCCTGCGCTGCCTCATGGCCGGTTCGGCGATCCGCGCCTCCCATGTCGAGAACGACATACGCGTGCAGGACCCCTACTGCCTGCGCTGCCAGCCGCAAGTCATGGGTGCCGCGCTGGATGTGCTGCGGCAGGCGGCCGGGACCCTTGCCATCGAGGCCAACGGCGTCTCGGACAATCCGCTGATCTTCCCTGAAACCGACGAGGCGCTGTCGGGCGGCAATTTCCATGCGGAGCCGGTCGCTTTCGCCGCCGACATGATCGCGCTGGCAATCTGCGAGATCGGCTCTCTTTCCGAACGCCGCACTGCCATGCTGGTCGATCCCGCGCTGTCCGGCCTGCCCGCCTTCCTGACGCCCGAGCCCGGGCTCAACTCCGGCTTCATGATCCCGCAAGTGACCGCCGCCGCGCTCGTTTCCGAGAACAAGCAGCGCGCCTATCCCGCCAGCGTCGATTCCATCCCGACTTCCGCCAACCAGGAGGACCATGTCTCGATGGCTGCGCACGGGAGTCGTCGCCTCGTGGCCATGGCCCGCAATGCCACCGCTGTCGTCGGCATCGAACTGCTGGCCGCCGCGCAAGGATGCGACTTCCATGCCCCGCTACAATCGAGCGAGGCGTTGGAGGCAGTCAGGCACGCCGTGCGCGCAAAGGTCCCTGCGCTTGGCCCGGACCGCCATTTCCATCCCGACCTGGAAGCGGCCAATGCGCTGATCCGTTCGGGCGCCATCATCTCGGCGGCAGGCGTCGAGCTGCCGGGCGTGGCATGA
- the hutI gene encoding imidazolonepropionase has product MKCDRVWMNARLATMAGPGLGVVENGVVAARGGQIAYAGPRRLAPDFAADETVDCAGRWITPGLIDCHTHLVYAGNRAQEFELRLAGASYEEIARAGGGIVSTVAATRAASEAELVASALPRLDALIAEGVTTIEIKSGYGLSLDAERRMLRAARRLADERAVGVTTTFLGAHALPPEFAGNADGYIDTVVREMIPALAAEGLADAVDAFCESIGFTPAQTRRIFEAARQAGLPVKLHAEQLSNRHGAALAAGFGALSADHLEWLDDAGVAAMAGSGTVATLLPGAFYCTRESRVPPIGALRGAGVPMALATDSNPGTSPMTSLLLAMNMGATLLRMTVEECLLGVTRHAALALGQGDRIGTLEAGKACDLAIWDIETPAELVYRIGFNPLHARIRRGQ; this is encoded by the coding sequence GTGAAGTGCGACAGGGTCTGGATGAATGCGCGTCTGGCGACGATGGCCGGGCCCGGTCTCGGCGTGGTCGAAAACGGCGTCGTGGCAGCGCGCGGCGGCCAGATCGCCTATGCGGGACCGCGCAGGCTGGCTCCGGACTTCGCTGCAGACGAGACGGTCGATTGCGCGGGTCGCTGGATCACCCCGGGCCTGATCGATTGCCACACGCACCTTGTCTACGCGGGCAACCGCGCGCAGGAATTCGAACTGCGGCTCGCCGGTGCGAGTTACGAGGAGATCGCTCGCGCCGGTGGCGGCATCGTCTCGACCGTGGCGGCGACGCGCGCCGCCAGCGAAGCCGAACTGGTCGCAAGTGCCCTGCCCCGCCTCGACGCGCTGATCGCCGAAGGCGTCACCACCATCGAAATCAAGTCGGGCTACGGGCTCTCGCTCGATGCCGAACGGCGCATGCTGCGCGCTGCCCGCCGACTTGCCGACGAACGCGCCGTCGGCGTGACAACAACCTTTCTTGGCGCCCACGCCCTGCCTCCGGAATTCGCCGGCAATGCCGATGGCTACATCGATACCGTGGTGCGCGAAATGATCCCTGCGCTTGCCGCCGAAGGGCTGGCCGATGCCGTCGATGCCTTCTGCGAAAGCATCGGCTTCACGCCCGCGCAGACCCGGCGCATCTTCGAGGCGGCGCGCCAGGCCGGCCTGCCGGTCAAGCTCCATGCCGAGCAGCTGTCGAACCGGCACGGCGCAGCCCTCGCTGCAGGTTTCGGAGCACTCTCGGCCGACCATCTCGAATGGCTCGACGATGCCGGCGTCGCCGCGATGGCCGGTTCAGGCACTGTCGCCACCCTGCTGCCCGGAGCCTTCTATTGTACCCGCGAGAGCCGCGTTCCGCCTATCGGAGCCTTGCGCGGCGCGGGCGTACCCATGGCGCTTGCTACGGACAGCAACCCCGGCACATCGCCGATGACGTCGCTCCTGCTGGCGATGAACATGGGGGCGACGCTGCTTCGCATGACTGTCGAGGAATGCCTGCTCGGCGTTACCCGTCATGCGGCCCTCGCACTCGGGCAGGGCGACAGGATCGGCACGCTGGAGGCAGGCAAGGCCTGCGACCTGGCAATCTGGGACATCGAGACCCCGGCCGAGCTTGTCTACCGCATCGGCTTCAATCCCCTTCACGCCCGCATTCGGAGAGGCCAGTGA